ACCCTGCGTTAACATACCAAATAACCAGCGGATCATTGGTTGGTGCGGATGCTTTCAGCGGTTCGTTAAACAGAATTTTGGGCGAAGACGTTGGAGCATATGCAATCCAACAAGGCACGGTTGCATTGAATTCGAACTACAACTTGGCTTATGTGGGTTCCATTATGACTATTACTCCCGGGGAAATTCCCGTAGTTACCTTTCCAACATTAGTGAGCAATTCGCCCATACATATAAACTCTGCCATAGGGATATCTTTTAGCAAAGCGGTAGAAATGACGTTCGCTAGCATTACGGATGCTGTTATCCTGCGCGAAGGCGATGCCAATGGTGTCGCTGTGGCGTTTACTTCGCCCGACATTACATCGGGTAGCTTGTTGCAGCTTACCATTACGGCAGGGTTTAAATGTGGCATATCGTACTATATTGCTGTTAAAGCAGGCTCATTTAGTGATGCTTCTGGCAGTGAAGTAATACTTACCGCAAAAACATTTAGTACCGATGCTTTTCCTTCAAAACCAGTGATTACGGCCGAAAATGGCAAGACATCACTTTGTCCTAACGGTTTTCTGTCTATTACCGATTATGACAATTCACTTGCATATCAATGGCATTTGGGTGGCAATGCCATATACGGAGAAACCACCAGCCAATACCAGATACCCACAAATGGCGAGGGCAATTATTCGGTGAAGGTAATAAATGATGCTACTGGCTGCCAAGTTACATCGGATACCTATGTAGCCCAATTGTATACAGTGGTTCCCCCTGTTGTCTTCGAAAAGAAAGACCAGGGCTTATTGTCGTTGCTCATAGTGGATAACTCGGCCAAAACCTATATGAGTTATTTATGGACTATGGCCGATGGTAGCAATATGCCTACGGATATCGAAAGTAACCAGCAATTTCTGAAACTAACGGGTGCTAGTTTAGCCGGGCAATACATGGTGCAAATAACCGATATCAATGGATGCCAGGCACAATCAGGTAATTTAGTGGCTACGGCAGGCACAGCCTCTGCAATGGTTTACCCAACCGTCACCAGCGGTACGTTTAGTGTAAACCTTATTCACCCTGATAATGGTATGCTAACCGTAAAAATCTATAGTACGAGTGGGTTAGCATTAAAACAGTATCAATTCAACAAATCTACCCAGTCTGCCACATTTGAGGTTAGTGCGAATGGCTTGATTACCGGCCAGTATCTGGTGGAAATTAGCATGAATGGCTTTAGAAATATGCAACGGATTGTGAAGAATTGATCGTCTTTGTGCCTTATTATTAACAAGTATGTATTAATGGCAAATTTTTTTGCCTGCTAAAATAAACACTAGTGAAACAAATTGTTATTTGCCTATTGGTTTTATTTCTTGCTTCCGGTTTTGAAGTTTTAAACGGACAAGAAAACAATATTTCCTCTTTCGACAGCTCCTCAAATTGGAAACTAAGCGTACATCTCTCGCCAATGCTCACACAGCTTAAAAGCGATACGTATAGCAGCGAGGAAAAAGGCCGTTTCGGGTTTAGCGGTGGCGTCGATCTTGCGTATTACTTCAAAAACACGGGTAAGCTAAAGATGGGGTTATCGCTCGGAGCCAATTACAGCATTTACAACTCACAGCGCAGCCTGGCTTATAACGACTCTGCTTGGACAACCGATGCGGCTGGCGACTTGGTGCATGTTTTTGAACAAGGGAATATTACAGAAAAGCAAAAGGTAGCCTACTTATCCATGCCCCTACAGTTGCGTTTCGATTATTCTTTGTCGAAGCGGTTTGTTGTTTATGCCAACGTTGGTTATTTTCTTTCTTTTGTAATGTCCAGCGAGTATGAGTCTAACGTTATGTTGTCTCGGCAGGGATATTACCCCCGATTTAATGTATTGATAAACAATGTAGACGTAGATGGTTCGCAATATTTCTATCCAACAAACAAATCGTTATCCGATAAAGAATCGCTGAAACTTACAAGCAGCAGTGGCATTATTGCCTCTCTTGGGGTCAAATACAAAATGTCACCTAGGTGGGCATTGTTTGGTGGGTTTAAAACCTGCTTGGGTTTAACGAATAGCTCGGCATATAATGCAAGCAATACCATGGTAGTTGCCAATGCCAACCGAACATTGAATACCCTCATGGGCAGGGGCGATAAGATAAATGCAAACGCCTATGGAATGGAGTTTGGTGTTACCATTAATCTTGGTAGCGGCCGAAAACGTTCACAAGCAACACTCGTTAACACGGTAACGCCCAACGTTATTCCTGTTTCAACAATAAATAAACCGGAGCCATCACCAATTAGTAAGGATACCTTAACGATACCAGTAGTAACCAACGATTCGGTACAAAAATCGAAAGCAGTAGTGGTTCAAACGGATACTATTAAGCCTATACCCGTGATTGAAGGTAAAGATGATATAGCTAACGTGCCCGAACCCATAGAACTAGGTTTTACCAATGGAAATAAAGAAATCGTAAATCATCCCGTAAATTACAACCCTCAAAGGGTTTACTCGCTTGCAGAGGTTAATTGGTTAATGCAGCAGGGCGTTTCTATTAAAAAGAAATTAACCATACTGCAACGAATCGAGTTCGAGTTTAATACCGATAAGCTTACCCAGAATTCGAAACTATACCTCGATCAATTAGTCGAATTTATGCATTTACAGCCCGATTGCGTTGCAAAAATAGCCGGTTATACCGATAATGAAGGAAACGAAGAGTTTAACCAAGCACTGTCCGAAAAACGAGCCGATTCTGTTCAGCAATATCTTGTATCCAATGGTGTTGCTAAAAGCCGCCTTTCATCGGTTGGTTATGGAACCAACAATCCTATAGACACCAACGATACGCCTGAAGGAAGGGAGAAGAATAGGCGGGTGGAGTTTGAGATAGGTTGGAAATGATAGCATCTTAAAACAATACAGCACATACGTTAGTACAGAGGCAGTCGTAGCCATCCTCATACTCTCCCTTTTCGGAGTATCGGTTCCCCATGCTTCGGCATGGGGTTTCCTTTTGTTTACTCTGCTGGTTTAAAGGAGATGTGGGCATTGTTCTTGCCTCGCTTTTTTTGTGAAGGTTGGAAGGTGGCTAGGCCGGGCGCAACTACTGCGCAGCGATATACTAGTCGCATCCTGACTTTTCGTAAACTAATTTTTTTCAGAAGAAATTTTTTGAAAAGAGACAGAATTAGCAACCTCTGTGTTCTCTGTGTCTCTGTGGTTATTTTTTCATTGCCTTATTGTCTTCGTAGTTCTTTTTTTTCATTGGCATATTGCCCAATTGTCGTATTGTCACATTAATTATAATCCATACTTCTCAATCTTTCTATAGATCGTTTGTCGTCCAATGTTTAACTCCTTTGCCACTTTGGAGATGTTTCCCTTGTGGCGTTTAATTGAAGCCTCAATAAGTATTCGCTCTGCATCGTCGAGGCTGAGAGGCGAGGAGCCCAGCTCAATTTTGGGTTGCGAGCTATGGCTAAAGAACTCCTCTGGTTCTAGGCAATCTCCTTCGCACATTATCACCGCCCGTTCCATGGCGTGCTTTAGCTCCCGCACGTTGCCGGGCCATTTGTATTCCAGAATCTTCTCTGCCGCTTTACTGCTTAGCGTAAGCTTCGATTTATCGTATTTATCGGCAAACTGCTTGAGGTAATGTTTTGCAATAAGTAGAATATCGCTTCCCCTATCGCGGAGCGGAGGAAGGTCTATTTCAATGGTATTTATGCGGTAGAGGAGATCTTCCCGAAATGATCCCTCCTTCACTAACTCTTTAATGTTTTTGTTGGTAGCGCAAAGGAGGCGGATGTCCACGGCTATAGGTTTGCTTGCACCCAAGGGGGTGATCTCCCGGTTCTGAATGGCGGTGAGTAGCTTTGCCTGCATTGGCAGCGAGAGGTTTCCAATTTCGTCGAGGAAGAGCGTTCCGCCCGAAGCGGTTTGGAACCGTCCGGCTCTATCCTCCTTGGCATCGGTAAAGGCACCCTTGGTGTGGCCAAACAGCTCGCTTTCGAACAGCGTTTCGCTAATGGAGCCAAGGTCTACGGAGAGAAATATCTTGTTGGCACGATCGGACAGGCGATGGATTTCGCGTGCAACCAGCTCCTTTCCGGTTCCATTTTCACCAAGAATCAGAATGCTGGCATCGGTCTTGGCCACTTTTTGTATGCTTTTGAATACCGCTTCCATGGACGGAGATTTGCCAAGGAATTCACCCAAGGTTGACGAGAAGTCTTGCTGAAGTTGTAGCTGCTGTTGCTTTACCTCTTTAAGTTCGCGCTTGGCCTTACGCAGCGCAAGGCCGCTTTGGATGGTGGCCAGCAGCTTTTGGTTGTCCCACGGTTTTAGCACAAAGTCGGTGGCGCCCTCCTTCATGGCGTTTACGGCCAGTTCCACATCGCCGTAGGCCGTAATCAGAACAACAACCATTTGAGGGTCGGCTTTGAGGATTTCTCGCATCCAGAAAATCCCCTCATTGCCGCTGTTGATGCCAGCGGTGAAGTTCATATCGAGCAGTACAAGGTCTATTCTCTCCTCCCTTAGCAGCGAGGGAATCTGGTTGGGATTGCTGCAGGTAATTACCTTATCAATCTTACGTTTTAGGAAGAGTTCCAGCGAGCTTAGCACGCTCTTGTTATCGTCGACTATGAGGATGGTATCTTGCTTGTCCATGTGAATTGAGCAGTATAATACTATTTTGTGTATGAGCAGAAGTTATACAGAAGTTAAACTGTAGTTAGACGGAATCTGCATAAAGTAATGATGGGTTACATGTTATTGTAAAATTGCTTCACATAATTATCAATCTCTGTGTTCTCAGTGCCTCCGTGTTTCTTTTCATTGTCTTATTGACTCATTGAGAATTGGCACATTGGCACATTGTCTCATTGCCTCATTGTCTCGGTAAATATAGCTCCCTTGTCTCATTCTAGCACATACGGTGGATGATTTCGGAACATCTTTCGAGATTAAGTTAACCAAACCTTTATCTAATAGTTAGATTATCAGCAGTAATCTTCTTTCGGTATAACTATTGAAATACTTTAGTTTGAAAAAGGAAGAAATATACTTTAATACTAGAAGCATGATACTCACCAACCTTAAAATTGCCTACCGCAACCTCATCAGGAGCAAGGGCTACAGCTTTATCAACATCTTTGGTTTAGCATTTGGAATGGCGGTTACCATTCTATTGCTGCTATGGGTTAGCTTCGAGTTGAGCTGGGATAAGTTCTACCCAAATACCAATAATCTTTACCAGGTAGTTTGTCGCCAAACGTGGGATGGTGCAAAGCACCCAATGCCCAACCTTCCAGGGCCACTTATTGATGTGCTCAAGGAGAAGTATCCGGAGGTAAAAATGGCGGCAAATGTTAATACTTGGGGGCAGTCGGTTTTGAAGAAGTGTGATGGATTTGAGCAGAATATTCACATCAACCATGTTGATCCAAACTTTCTGAAACTCTTTTCTATTAAGCTGCTACGTGGCGATGCTACTACAGCCTTAAATGATCCCAGATCCATTGTGCTTTCCGAAAAGATGGCTAAGGTGATGTTTGAGAATGATGATCCAATAGGTAAGATTCTTACTATCGACAATAAAACAGCGCTAAAGGTTACCGGGATTATGGAAAACCCAGCGGAGAATACCATTCTTAAGTTTTCGTGCCTTGTACCGTTTGAATTGCTACGAATGGATAATGAAGGCTTAAGAACCTCTTGGGGAAACCATAGTTACTTTGGCTTTGCCGAGGTCAACGAAGGTGTCAACGTTGATTCTCTTAACAAGAAGTTAAACAACTTTTTTGTTAATCATGTAGAAAAGACAGATTCATTGCGTTCGCTTTTCCTTTTCCCAGTATCGAAGGTGCATCTTTATTTTTTTGATGGCTCCGAGAAAGTCATGAAGCAAGTGAAGTTGTTTTCCATCATAGCCATCTTCATTTTGCTCATTGCGTGCTTCAACTTTATGAACCTTTCCACGGCACGTGCAGCCAAGCGAGCAAAGGAGATTGGGCTAAAGAAAACGGTTGGAGCATCGCGTGGTCGTTTGATTGCACAGTTTATGGGCGAATCGCTGTTAGTAACCTTTATATCGATGAATTTTGCGCTAATATTTGCCAAGCTGCTATTGCCTTACTTTAACTCAATGATGGATCGTAACCTTCAGTTCGACTACTCTAGTGTGCAGTTCTGGTTACTCATCGTTGGTGTTACGTTGGTTACAGGTATTCTATCTGGTGCATATCCTGCCTTTTACCTCACCAAGTTCCGACCCATTAATGTGCTAAAAGGGAATACATCCAGAGGAAAGGGTGGCGCCCGGTTTCGTGAGGTGTTGGTTGTGCTGCAATATTCCCTCTCCATTGCCTTGGTAGTGTGTACGCTGGTTGTAAGTCTCCAAATACGGTATTTACAAAAGATGGATATGGGAATGGATATTCATAATGTTGTTTCTGTCCCATTAACTGGAACTTTTCGTGAAAAGCATGATGTTATTCGCCAGCAATTACTGGAGGACCCTTCTATTCAGTCTGTTTCCTATGGCGCTCATATGCCTTGTAACGTATACTATAATGGTTGGGGAAATGAGTGGGAGGGAAAGGATCCAAACTATAATCCGCTTGTGAGCTATACAATAGGTGACTATAATTTTCTAAAGACCTTTAAGATTCAAATGGCAGAGGGACGCTATTTTTCGGAAGAGTTTGAAAAGTCCGATTCAACTGCCATTGTGATCAACCAAACATTTGCCAAAATGGTATCGAAGGGATCGGTTATTGGTATGATTATTAAAAATAATGGTACGAATTATCATATTGTTGGGGTTGTTAAGGATTTTAACTTTACCCATATTAGTAATAAGATAGGTCCGCTCATGATGTATAGTTCAGGAGGATCGTTGGACTATATGTTTGTTCGGGTTAATCCCAACAATAAGGGCAAGGCGAATGCTACTATCCAGCGAGTTTGCAGCCTTAATAATCCTGATTTTCCAGTAAACAGCATTTTTGTTGACGACTACCTTAGCTATATGTATAAAGGCGACCAGAAATCCATGACCATCCTTCTATACTTCTCAGTGTTGGCCTTAATTATCTCTTCGCTAGGGCTCATTGGATTGGCTTCATTCATGGCCGAGGAGCGCACTAAAGAAATTGGCGTTCGGAAGATTATGGGCGCATCGGTAACAAGCCTCGTTAGCCTCTTCTCCTACGATTTTACCAAGTGGGTGCTCCTATCAAATATCATTGCGCTGCCATTGGCTTGGTATTTTATGAAGGGGTGGCTTCAGGGTTTTGCCTATAGGATTCCAATGCCTTGGTGGGTTTTCGCTGCCGTTGCTGCATTTGTTTTTGTTATAGCCTTCCTTACGGTTTCCTACCAAAGCTATCGCGCAGCCAGTCAAAATCCGGTGATAAGCATTAAGTATGAGTAACCATGAAAGGCTTGCCTTACATGCCATCTACGCGTTTTTTTAGTTGGGAGATGCAGCCATTGGATAGTGGCTGCGTTTTTTTTCGCAGTAAATCCATTTAATCAGCTGTATGAAAACACGTATCTCGCTTATTCTCCTGCTAATGCTTTCCATGGGAGGAAACGCTCAGCCTCGCCTCATTCTGCATACCGAAGCCGTTGATTCCATGATGGTGTGGTTTGGCCGCGGAAATCCACACTATAGCGTTGAAAACCTTTGCACGCTTCCGGCACACCAGCTGGCAGGGGAAGCCTTACTCTCAAATATTCCCGATGCCATGTCCCTTCGGGCAGCATTGCTTTCCTTCAACCCTCGCGACACTATTGCGGGAGCCCAGTATGTTTTGCCATTGGCCTATAAGCAGCGCGATTCAATTGCTGCATTTATGAAAGCAATTAATAGTAGGGGTTTCTCTACCGAGGTTTATAATCGTATTGGCTCTTACTTTCCTGCTGGTTATACTTCGCCACGCAGCTATGAGGTGTATTTTACAACGGTGGGATGGGAGTGGGGCGATGCCATGTGTATCTCCTATACCATTAACAATGGCAAATACTCCATGGCTGAGAGTGGCACTCCTACTGTTTTATTCAATGTAACGAATGTTTGTATAACCTACGGGAATACTCTAAGGGAGCGGTTAACCACCTTTTCCAATGTTTTATCGCACGAACTTTTTCATGCCCAACTCGAAGATTTCAGGAAAACCCATTGGCAGGATATTGAGGGCGACTCTATCACCTACGAGGCGTTGCTAATCATTCTCAATGAGGGAGTCGCCCACTTTGTCGCCGATGGTGAGTTTATTGGCAAGCAATATCCTTCGCGTGAATTCATCCGCAACAATGAAATTATGGCCTTTGCTTTCATGGCTTCTAAGGCGGCCATTTTCTTCGATAAAAACCGGCCGCATGAGGAGCGATTAACGGCCATAAAGGAGGGAACCTATGGCAAGTATTGGTCGAAGTATATGTGCATTACGGGTCTGTTTATGGCCTATCATATTGAGCAACTTGAAGGGAGGGAGGCCCTTCAGGACTGTGTTAAGCAAGGGCCTGTCTCGTTTGTGAGGCGATATATGGCTCTTACCGAGCATAATGCTTCACTACCCAAGTTGCCAGGTCTATTTGCGGAGATTTAGGCGACGCTATTGCCGTCTATTTTCTCCTGTACTGTTATTAGGAGGGCATTTGGGTATAAAAAAAGAGCAGCAACAACCATCGGGTTATTGCTGATCTTCTAATTTTTGATGCATTACGATTTTAGCGATTCCAGCTCAACTTCTTTCTTCGGAAAAATATAGGAGAGTGCTATGGCAAGCGTCAGTATACCCATGATGGTAAATAGCGAATACATGATTGGTATTTTATACAAATCTACGATCAACATTTTGGCCCCAACAAATACAAGAATGGCCGACAGCCCATATTTCAGGTAGTGAAACATTTGGGTTATTCCGGATAGCGCAAAGTATAGCGCCCGTAATCCGAGGATGGCAAACACGTTGGAGGTGAAAATAATGAATGAATCGCTCGATATGGCCAAAATGGCCGGAATAGAGTCCACTGCAAAAATCAAGTCGGTAAACTCTACCACCAGCAGCACAATAAATAGGGGAGTAGCTACCGTCTTTGCATTTAGCTTTACAAAGAATTTGTCGCCGTGCATTTTCTCGCTTACAGGGAAGAGTCGCTTAAATAACCGCACCAGTGGGTTTTTATCGGGGGCAACGCTCTCGTCTTTCTGCAGCACCATTTTAACTCCGGTAAACACCAGGAACGCACCAAAAATGTAGATTATCCAGTGAAACTTCTGAATCAGCACTACTCCGGAAAAAATGAACATTGCTCGCATAATAAGGGCTCCAATTATTCCCCAAAACAGAACCTTGTGCTGATATTGTGGCTTAACATCGAAAAACGAGAAGAGCATGATAAACACAAAGAGGTTATCAACACTCAGCGACTTCTCTATTAGGTATCCGGCCAGAAATTCGAGCGCTTTTTCTTTCCCCATGAAGATGTAAACCCCATAGTTGAAAATCAGCGACAGGAGTATCCAAACCCCGGTCCATATAAGGGCTTCTTTTATCTTCACCTCGTGCGATTTGCGATGAAATATCCCCAAATCGATTACCAGCAAAAGAAGTATAAACGCAATAAATCCTATCCAAACGTATATGTCAACGATCATAAAAAATCTATTTGTAGTTAATGGTTCGAGGTTAAAAAATTTTGAAAATCACAAGAGCATACAGTCCAAAGCGCAGAAACCGGAATAGCGCCCACATAAGGTAGTGGCTAAATTTATATTGAATTAATCCGCATGCTAGGCTTACCACCGAGTGAGGCAGCGGCAGCATGGCCCCTACAACTACAAAAAAGCCACCCCACTTGCGTAAGTTTTTAATGTGGGTTGCAATTTTAGTTTCGAGGTAAAGCTTTACGGCGGGAATTCGCAGCATCGTCTTTCCTAGTGCATACGCTACAATACCACCTAAATACGAGAGGCTTGCAATAATGCTCAACAGCAACCACGGGACGGCCGATTTTGAACTCCATGCAATAAATATCTCCGGTGGCAACAGACCTAAAAAGGTTTCGGAGACAAAGAATACAAACAGGATTACCTTAGGCGAGTAGCTCACTACTAGCTGGTTTAGCAATCCGTTTATATCAATAAAAAAGATTTCGAGGAAAACCAATAGTGCTACCAATCCCACTATTGTTAAGCCGCCTTTAATGGCCATCTCTTTTAAGAACGGGTAGAACTTGGTGATTCTATAGTAGCGGTTTATGGCTACTACTTTTTTATA
This genomic interval from Williamwhitmania taraxaci contains the following:
- a CDS encoding MBG domain-containing protein; its protein translation is DPALTYQITSGSLVGADAFSGSLNRILGEDVGAYAIQQGTVALNSNYNLAYVGSIMTITPGEIPVVTFPTLVSNSPIHINSAIGISFSKAVEMTFASITDAVILREGDANGVAVAFTSPDITSGSLLQLTITAGFKCGISYYIAVKAGSFSDASGSEVILTAKTFSTDAFPSKPVITAENGKTSLCPNGFLSITDYDNSLAYQWHLGGNAIYGETTSQYQIPTNGEGNYSVKVINDATGCQVTSDTYVAQLYTVVPPVVFEKKDQGLLSLLIVDNSAKTYMSYLWTMADGSNMPTDIESNQQFLKLTGASLAGQYMVQITDINGCQAQSGNLVATAGTASAMVYPTVTSGTFSVNLIHPDNGMLTVKIYSTSGLALKQYQFNKSTQSATFEVSANGLITGQYLVEISMNGFRNMQRIVKN
- a CDS encoding OmpA family protein, translating into MKQIVICLLVLFLASGFEVLNGQENNISSFDSSSNWKLSVHLSPMLTQLKSDTYSSEEKGRFGFSGGVDLAYYFKNTGKLKMGLSLGANYSIYNSQRSLAYNDSAWTTDAAGDLVHVFEQGNITEKQKVAYLSMPLQLRFDYSLSKRFVVYANVGYFLSFVMSSEYESNVMLSRQGYYPRFNVLINNVDVDGSQYFYPTNKSLSDKESLKLTSSSGIIASLGVKYKMSPRWALFGGFKTCLGLTNSSAYNASNTMVVANANRTLNTLMGRGDKINANAYGMEFGVTINLGSGRKRSQATLVNTVTPNVIPVSTINKPEPSPISKDTLTIPVVTNDSVQKSKAVVVQTDTIKPIPVIEGKDDIANVPEPIELGFTNGNKEIVNHPVNYNPQRVYSLAEVNWLMQQGVSIKKKLTILQRIEFEFNTDKLTQNSKLYLDQLVEFMHLQPDCVAKIAGYTDNEGNEEFNQALSEKRADSVQQYLVSNGVAKSRLSSVGYGTNNPIDTNDTPEGREKNRRVEFEIGWK
- a CDS encoding sigma-54-dependent transcriptional regulator, translating into MDKQDTILIVDDNKSVLSSLELFLKRKIDKVITCSNPNQIPSLLREERIDLVLLDMNFTAGINSGNEGIFWMREILKADPQMVVVLITAYGDVELAVNAMKEGATDFVLKPWDNQKLLATIQSGLALRKAKRELKEVKQQQLQLQQDFSSTLGEFLGKSPSMEAVFKSIQKVAKTDASILILGENGTGKELVAREIHRLSDRANKIFLSVDLGSISETLFESELFGHTKGAFTDAKEDRAGRFQTASGGTLFLDEIGNLSLPMQAKLLTAIQNREITPLGASKPIAVDIRLLCATNKNIKELVKEGSFREDLLYRINTIEIDLPPLRDRGSDILLIAKHYLKQFADKYDKSKLTLSSKAAEKILEYKWPGNVRELKHAMERAVIMCEGDCLEPEEFFSHSSQPKIELGSSPLSLDDAERILIEASIKRHKGNISKVAKELNIGRQTIYRKIEKYGL
- a CDS encoding ABC transporter permease; the encoded protein is MKKEEIYFNTRSMILTNLKIAYRNLIRSKGYSFINIFGLAFGMAVTILLLLWVSFELSWDKFYPNTNNLYQVVCRQTWDGAKHPMPNLPGPLIDVLKEKYPEVKMAANVNTWGQSVLKKCDGFEQNIHINHVDPNFLKLFSIKLLRGDATTALNDPRSIVLSEKMAKVMFENDDPIGKILTIDNKTALKVTGIMENPAENTILKFSCLVPFELLRMDNEGLRTSWGNHSYFGFAEVNEGVNVDSLNKKLNNFFVNHVEKTDSLRSLFLFPVSKVHLYFFDGSEKVMKQVKLFSIIAIFILLIACFNFMNLSTARAAKRAKEIGLKKTVGASRGRLIAQFMGESLLVTFISMNFALIFAKLLLPYFNSMMDRNLQFDYSSVQFWLLIVGVTLVTGILSGAYPAFYLTKFRPINVLKGNTSRGKGGARFREVLVVLQYSLSIALVVCTLVVSLQIRYLQKMDMGMDIHNVVSVPLTGTFREKHDVIRQQLLEDPSIQSVSYGAHMPCNVYYNGWGNEWEGKDPNYNPLVSYTIGDYNFLKTFKIQMAEGRYFSEEFEKSDSTAIVINQTFAKMVSKGSVIGMIIKNNGTNYHIVGVVKDFNFTHISNKIGPLMMYSSGGSLDYMFVRVNPNNKGKANATIQRVCSLNNPDFPVNSIFVDDYLSYMYKGDQKSMTILLYFSVLALIISSLGLIGLASFMAEERTKEIGVRKIMGASVTSLVSLFSYDFTKWVLLSNIIALPLAWYFMKGWLQGFAYRIPMPWWVFAAVAAFVFVIAFLTVSYQSYRAASQNPVISIKYE
- a CDS encoding DUF5700 domain-containing putative Zn-dependent protease, with translation MKTRISLILLLMLSMGGNAQPRLILHTEAVDSMMVWFGRGNPHYSVENLCTLPAHQLAGEALLSNIPDAMSLRAALLSFNPRDTIAGAQYVLPLAYKQRDSIAAFMKAINSRGFSTEVYNRIGSYFPAGYTSPRSYEVYFTTVGWEWGDAMCISYTINNGKYSMAESGTPTVLFNVTNVCITYGNTLRERLTTFSNVLSHELFHAQLEDFRKTHWQDIEGDSITYEALLIILNEGVAHFVADGEFIGKQYPSREFIRNNEIMAFAFMASKAAIFFDKNRPHEERLTAIKEGTYGKYWSKYMCITGLFMAYHIEQLEGREALQDCVKQGPVSFVRRYMALTEHNASLPKLPGLFAEI
- a CDS encoding TerC family protein, which translates into the protein MIVDIYVWIGFIAFILLLLVIDLGIFHRKSHEVKIKEALIWTGVWILLSLIFNYGVYIFMGKEKALEFLAGYLIEKSLSVDNLFVFIMLFSFFDVKPQYQHKVLFWGIIGALIMRAMFIFSGVVLIQKFHWIIYIFGAFLVFTGVKMVLQKDESVAPDKNPLVRLFKRLFPVSEKMHGDKFFVKLNAKTVATPLFIVLLVVEFTDLIFAVDSIPAILAISSDSFIIFTSNVFAILGLRALYFALSGITQMFHYLKYGLSAILVFVGAKMLIVDLYKIPIMYSLFTIMGILTLAIALSYIFPKKEVELESLKS
- a CDS encoding YqaA family protein; protein product: MICWITVKLRHKSYRTIELSMIKYKKVVAINRYYRITKFYPFLKEMAIKGGLTIVGLVALLVFLEIFFIDINGLLNQLVVSYSPKVILFVFFVSETFLGLLPPEIFIAWSSKSAVPWLLLSIIASLSYLGGIVAYALGKTMLRIPAVKLYLETKIATHIKNLRKWGGFFVVVGAMLPLPHSVVSLACGLIQYKFSHYLMWALFRFLRFGLYALVIFKIF